DNA sequence from the Nerophis lumbriciformis linkage group LG10, RoL_Nlum_v2.1, whole genome shotgun sequence genome:
ACTCCcgcctccctctgacctttccataagaCCACCTCCTCTTCTAGGGCCATAAATCTTGTTTTGACGTAAGGTACACTCACCCCTCCCCCCTTACtcccccctccctctgacctttccataaccccacccccctttGACCTTTGACAccaaggtcgtaaatcatttttgactaaAGGTGTATCCTTCTCCtctctgatgacatctattaaacaggacaagaagcaaagaatcaaacagagacagaattcaatttggctcagtgaggagaaacgtgtacatctgcactcttgtacagtgtcattacgctctaaCAAAAAAAGGTTCACGTCTCCTCCTATATATGGATATTccatgtttacataacaacagctgtttctaaaggaatgtaaacagccattgttttcgatcacattaacacaaaagaaaaagatgccttggGTCCTtgatcgagcttgggcaagtcttggatcacaatagataacccctcccgtctcctcccatcgtacacagttctctttggcttggtgcaacaaagacagcttttgtctgttcactgggaactcagagaacggaacgttttttgataatttacatacaatttttctgacagtagGGTTAGTATTAGTTACTCTATCATTGCTACTGTTGCACACAAATTACACTTATACCCACTTTTGGCCAAATGCATAACTGTTGCAAGTAAAACCCAAGGTTATCAGCTTTATTTACGTACCTATGATGGAGAAGAACCATCGACTGAAGCAGGCTAGAAAAGCAAGAGTGATGAGGTCTCCAAAGCTGGCTGCCATGGGTGTGGCCACGTTGTCAGGATTGACGCCCATCCTCTTGGAACCAATAATCACTACcaccattatgaagcctaaacgaGTTAAAGAAACAATGTTTGATCAAACCACGACCAGTAGAGTGGTTATGTTTATCTACATCATGTGTTTTCATGGTCTGTAGTTTACAGATAATCTGTCATTATTTATTCTCTCATCATTCCAGTTCTATCTACAGGGTAACAAGGTGGCTGAAGAATATCCCATCTGGCTTAGGGTGGGACTGGTAGCCAGAaaatcattcacactcacgtttacACCAATGGGAATTTAGAGTCCGCAATGTATTGATTAAAAGATGACATACTTGGTCTGTGAGTGATTGATAGGCTCTGCCTCTGCACACACCACAACAGCGACTCTCCGGCATTAAAGCACAAACAAGGGAAAAACATTTTTACCCAAGGTTTTAGGGTGAGTATACTGCCCTATTCATCCAGGAAAACATTTGTGAGGTCAGAGGTCCATGGTGCTGGGTCACATGAAAGATGCACAAAGATGCACATTTTAGCCAAAACACAATTATCAAAAAAAACCTGGTTTAGTATTTTACGAGTAGTGTATTTACTTTATGTATCTAATGTAAATGTGTCTCATTATTATACAAGATACACCCAGTGGATGTCAGTACATCTGGAAGCCTTGTGAGGATGGTACATAGCAGCTGTTAGTGTGATGATGATCCCAGAATGCAGAGAAAGCAAGCGACGGGCAGGCAGAAGGTTATTCAATTAGATACCAGCAGAAGAAAAGTAACACAGGTCAAGCAATAACTAAGAAAGCAACAGAAGACTGTGGCATAAACTAGATAATGAACAAGCACTGAAGGTGGAACTGAATAGAACAGGTGTACGGAcatgacaatcaatcaatcaatcaaagtttacttatatagcctttaatcacacATGTCTCAAaggcgacatccttggctcagatcccacaaacGAACAGAAAGGAGGGTGCTGCAAAACATTtctcatttcgaacattaaatatcttatatttgcagtctatttaattgaattgagttttttcccctcggccatcaggcatatgaacaataacaagatctgatagctcagttacaactctttttattaccaaatctgtgttatatgtttcACGATTGCACCAACTAAAATTCCTATTTTGTGAACCcctttctcaaacaatggcaataaaaactattctgattctgattctgaatataagttgaaaaggatttgcaaatcattgtattctgtttttatttacgaattacaaaacgtgccaacttcactggttttggtttttgtaGATATAGTGCAGGACTGGCTctgaaatgcccataaaaagtggtacatgtctgctgcttgtttcaaaacatagcaaaaaGCAACAGGTagaagcatgataacatgaatgtgcagtaaatgatcgaGTGTCTCTGTGGTGAAAGCTGCATAGGAcgcgcaaaaacctcatttaaataaggcggtctgcaccagttgTCATTTGTACATGCAGACTTAGTAGATCACATACAACAAAGCCCACTAACagtacacgcaattttatagtttgctcaCACTGTTTAACGCGTAGTGTTTGGAGCTCAGTAGATCAGACCCTGTGTGTACTAAGTTGAGAAGAACTGAAGTGTTACCTTGCAGCACTGAAGCCACGAATGTGGTAGAAAGACTGGTTGAACACACAAGAATCACATGGTTAAAGGGCATCTGTCCCTCAGCAATCCAGCCCAACACAATTGCCATTAGGGAGGCTAAAAGGCCAAGAACAGTGGCTTGGAGCTGTAGGAGGAGTACATGACACCCACAGTAAACCGCTTCAAAACATATTGATTACTCATTTAAGGATGATACGCGTAGTTTGTCACAGTTTTCTTATTGTACCTGCTTGAGTGCCAGGTTGCCAATGATCAACATCCATTTCTCTTTGGCAAGCTCCATTCTTCCTGCATTCACCTGAAATAGAATCATACCGATCTTGTAATATTGTCAATCACGGATGACATGGTGAAAAATATTTCTATTTACGTTGTGTAAATATGTTGTCATGCTTAAAGCTGTTTGACGTAACTAGAAATTAGTTACTTGTCTTCTAGCAACCTGTACTGCTGTTGTGATCTTCACAGGTCAATGAGGACCTTCACAAAAGACAAAAAGGCCACGATGCAAGATGACAAAAATGCAATCTAAGGAAAGAGATTTCGTCAGTGATTGTTAGTTTAATACTATttgatttttgtcattttttccatTGTGTTGTTGCATGCAGATACTGTAGCATCGTTCCTTAAACTTGACATTACTGAGAGAAGATTACAAAACAGCAAAATAAGTTCAAACTATTGAACTATCATGTACTGTACActgtgggcctgatctactaagagccAAATACACATGCTAAATACTTTGTGCAaattataaaattgtgtgtactgttagtgggcatgttgcgtgtgatttactgAGTCTctgtgtacaaataataactaataatactaataattaataagTGCAACGTCACCGTGGAGACATTTAGCTAGGTAtggtgttttgttatgttttaaaacatgcagcagacaactactacccttgaaaaaaaaatgatggaatcaccagtcttgtaggatgttcattcagttgtttaattttgtgaGTAAAAAAACAGTTAACAGACATCACAcaacactattgttttttttttcaaatggcaactttctggctttaagaaacactaaaagaaaCGACAATTTCTGTCATTTGCTCttagaattgcgtgtgaatgccacTGTGGAAACGCGCGAGCCGTCGATACGCccgagttgaactgaaatgctgaaacTGTTAGCATGTGCACAGTAAGCATGTATCAGGTACCAAGTGTAATGTCTGAAAGGTGTACTTCTGAAAAAAATagcacaaaaaagttagcatgctaaagttagcatgtgtgaaataTAAAGTTGCATTACCCTggggttagcatgtgtcacataccagtcatatgactctggggtaaacggttgcaaaattacctaaaaaaaagttaccatgctaatgttagcatgctaacgttggtagggaggttaatttgtgtccttATTACAGAggcttttttttacactgaattcatgtaactgaattttttgtgttgaaattttgtgaacttaatttttttacattaaattctgCTGATAATTtcattgaaatttttttttttagcaaaatgcgtatgttcagtgttttaaaattcagtgcataaacatCTTTTGTAAAACAAATTccatgtataaaaaaatcagtgtaaacaaTTTTAATGTGTATAAAatctcagtgtaaaaaaatttcagAGCTGAAAAATTTTGCTTCAAAAAATTCACTGCTACAAAAAGCAAGATCCACTTGTGGTAAACTAAAACTGAAGCAATCGATGCTTTCtctgaaccagccaatgaggtgtaaAGTTTAaagtcatgtgacatgtgtcttgcaaaacagcattaaAAAGGCAGTTAACTAGGCCACttgggcataatacaacataaataaCATTTCATTGTGGCccgctggatattttcaaactagAGAAAAAATTCCAATGGTcataatctgcacttttgagtgatatACAGGTTACTATGGTGACCATAGGAAACGCTGCTTCATGCAGACGAGGCATGGGGTAGAGTGTGCGAGGCAGCaacaaacatacttgccaaccttgagacctccaaattcggggtgGGTGGggccgggggcggggttaaggggggaggagtatatttatagctagaattcgctgaaattcaagttttttcttatatatatatatatatatatatatatatatatatatatatatatatatatacatatatatatgtatatatatatataataaatactaaactttcaatgaattctagctatatatatacagtatatatatatatatatatatatataataaatacttgactttcaatgaattctagctatatatatatgtatatatatatttatatatatatatacatatatatatatatatatgtatgtatgtatgtatttttatatatatatatatatatatatatatatatatatatatatatatatatatatatatatatatatatatataaataaaataaatacttgaatttcagtgttaatttatttacacatatacacacataacactcctctctactcattgttgtatttgaaagtgcaatgctttgcagccagtagcacagcctttgaaggagcgtaggtatgggcagtgtaatattctgggttggagtcaataaccagacgaggtgacgaagttacgtctctttacttcatacttcagaaccgactcccacacttgccgtcagggtgcgcaatacaacgtaaaccgttggccaaccaaaaagtaaccacagaacactagtgttctgtggttacgttttggttggccaagcggacgtgaagacaggctgtcgtcactcaggtccgcacggacctggagggggcgtgccttaagtccggctggaaatcgggagaaattcaggagaatagtTGTCCCGGGAAATtttcaggagaggcactgaaattcgggagtctcccaaaaAATTCGGGAGGGGTGGCAAGTATGGCAACAAGCCTGagacaaagatgcaacaaacaagGCGAAACATAAagggtaaaatgtaaaaaaaacatccatattTGATATAATTCACTGTTCTGCAAAACAttgttgtagaaatctgcctCTGTCTGACACTCGCTGTTCcgtaaacaagccccgcccactctgtttGTGCCCGGTCTGCATGAAGCAGAGTttcgtatgtcactcaaaagttcAGTGCAGTTCAACTCAGTCAGTttccgtttatttcgaacatgcatacgatacaatcacATCAAAGTgaagattctaaccattggaacATTTTCTATAGTTAGAAAATATCCAGCGGGCCGCATTGAAATGTTAATTTTGCTGTATTATGCCCAGGTAGCCCAGTTAACAgcctttttatgctgttttgcaagacccgtgtcatgtgactttaaacttgacacctcattggctggttctgagacaggctcgattgcttcagtcttaattttaaTGGAATTCAGCTTTTTGAAGCAGTGATAGtttcgacactgaatttttacaaactgattttttttacactgatttttcatAATCAGGgaaattttggaagaaaaaaatatgttttttatcgattacctgcagggccacaacatttggACACCTGAACTATTCTGATCAGATTAAAACTAAGGTAGAAGAAGTAAAaagcaaaaaagtgcaaaaaacagtGGTCTTTGATAGCAGGGATTCCTGGTAACCAGGGAATTTTCTGAAACAGTAAATAcgttggcttgaatgtccagggtgagtggtgtGTGTaggtggtggaatggtttgaatcgggtgaaaaatgtaggATTTTAAAAACTGGTCCCATTATTAACGGGAAAAAATTtcctggaattcctggtaatctgagGGTTTGGGGAAGAAGAAAAATGGTTAATGTGTTGTACCGGTCGAGCTGAACCTTTCTATATGAAAACTGTCCGAGGAGAAGGCCATCAAAAACAAATTAATTTCCTGGAAAAACGTGAATTTCTGGTAATCTGGAATATTTGAGAAGACAAACCAGCGTGATCAACGGTGTCACGGCCAAGCCGAACAATTTGATACTTGGACGGTTCCGATCGCATAAAAACTGTGGCAGTAGGGCCGCACCAAAAAAAACAACGGACATGGAGGAAACACAATTGATGAATTTTTGGTGCCTtctggcattcacacaataataaattgtTGTAGTCAGTAACAgattcatttttagatcaagcagagtagAACATTttggaatcactcaattctgagggGTAAAATATGGAATCACCCTGTAAATTTTCCTTTCcaaagctaacacctgcatcagattcAATGTACTTGTGAGTCTGCAGTTAATAGGGAGTGTCatcttggagagctgttgcaccaagTGGATTGACATGTATCATGGCTCCATGCCTCCATCATAAGAAATTATAATTGAAACAAAAGAGAAGATTATCCAACTTTTGCAAGAAGGTAAATCATCATGCAATGTTGCAAAATACATGATTGTTTATGGTCAGCTGTGTCTTAAttctggaccaagtacaaacatcatgggaaggttgtaaaaggcaagcatccatccctccatccattttctaccgcttgtcctggggTGAATTTTACCATGTAGCATTTTTTTATATGATTGTTAACtaacatatgtttatttttggtcACTGAATCCTTTAAGGGATAAGTATACAAAGGTCGAAAGTGCACATGTCTATCACAAGTGCTCCAAAAAGTGGTGGCTTTCGCCTTCAGGACATTGGGGAACTTAAAGGACAGCAGCAGTTGGAGTTTAGGAGAGCTAATAAAAACATTAACAACATTTGGTAGGAAGTCTCCACagataggagtagaggataggggtcggaggtcGTCTGACTCAAACCAATCACAGGAAATAGGTTAACTGGCCAAACAAGAAGCTGGGCTTTTGTCCAGACGGGCCGGCTCCAAGACTAGAGTTACGAAGAGTGGGGGTGTTGGGGTAAAAGTTATTTAAGGACAGTGGTCCGAGAGGACATCAGAAGAGAGTAATCAGGCCCCCTCTTTCTCCTGGAAACTGCAGTTCCTGTCCGAGGCTCACTGAaataaataaagctttttgttcgacgattcctcatTGGCGTCTCTTTGGCTCATCAGCCATCACACGACCATCAACTATACTcatagaccaaggaaaacatcaaagagTCAAGACAGAAATTGTAAAGCAATAAGTATCGAAAACAGAAAATccacagcaaaacaaatgaagaacaaatgGGCAGAATTTGTAGTCCCTGTCTGTgaccaaactgtgagaaaccgcctAAAGAAAATTGGATTTAAAAACAGAAAAGCTAAACAAAAATCGTGATTAACAccggaatataaaaaaataaggttCCAATGGGCTAAGGAAAAGCAATAGTGGaatatggatgactggatgaaagtcatattcagtgaatATTCGCAAATCTGCATTGGGCAAGCTGATGATGTTTTCTTTAGCCGATCGTAACCTGTTTCGATGTTAATGGCGACTTTTGTTTAggttttctgtatttaaatcccaTTGTCTTTCGGCATTTCTTACAGTTTGATCACAGACGCGGactccgggttcctcggaccgtagtttggggacccctggtctacaacGTGCATATTGTTGCATGTTCCCATACTTACTGCAGTAGACAGTCTAGAGGCGAGAGTCATTTCTAGATTGCCCTTCATGCCCAACACAGCAGGAAGCAGAATGAAGATCTCTGTGACTTCCTGGAACACGTCCCAGTTCTGCCATGAAAATTGACATAGAAGTGAAAATATACACTCATCTCTAAATCATGTTTCCAAGTTAACTCCTCAAAAAATTATGTATTCCTTTATAATTCCCTTCTAAAAAGAAATCCctccttatttttttaaatgagtttTTGTTCCTTTATAATGCCGCCCTCAAAAAATTGCTTAGTGAGGAAAGATCCTGTTATATTTTAATATCATCGAACAATGATATTAAACAATGATATGAGATCACTCCttacatgtattttattatttgtatttatacataaatatgttcatttaatattgtatatttaaatatatttatttaatatttaatatttataaatgttcATGGAACAACACTGAATAACGTTATTACTATGTAAAGTAGTAAGTGTGCAGCTTTTATAAGTGTAAATTTACTGTCCCCTGAGAAACCACCAGCCAATGCGTAAACATTTGGCAACAAAATTAGTAGATCCCTGAGTGAAAATGTCCAAATTGGGACCAGTTGGTAGTTTTATCTCCCTGAGGTCATGTGGTTTGTTAGTAGAGGTGGGGGAATTAATCGATTtttaatgttgtctatctgtgatggccatgtgatgaggtggtgacttgtccagggtgtaccccgccttgcgcccgaatgcagctgagataggctccagcaccccccgtgaccccgaaagggacaagcggtagaaaaatggatggatggatgcttcgcatttcggacatggacgattataaaatcgattagtaaacaatCGACAATCGattaatttattgtaaataaGGTATATATGACCGGACACATATGGAACTCGTTACCAGCCCTGAAGCAATTCTATTGGCAAACAGAGCAGGTGATGTAGTTaacaaagaaaaaacaacttGTAAGAAAACTAATTGCTTCAATTCAATGttctttttcaaacccttttacaTAGGTTACCCATTTTACTAACATAGAAATACtatagtcatccatccatccatcaatccattttctaccgcttttccctttcgggatcgcggggggtgctggagcctatctcagctgcattccggcggaagTCATGTCATTGATAATATGAACTAACTAATATTGCAGCTTTGTTTGATGGTGTGGGATGGTGACCATTTGTTTCAACGTTGATGTTGCGATATTGTAAATTCCTTAAGTGTAAACAAAACAACAGTGTTTGCATCTTGAGAAAAAAATCTATGACAGAACACAGAGTTTGAGTCAGAGTTGTATTTAAAAGGCCAACGCAGAGTGCAATGGGAAAGGTAAAATGTCTGctgatagttttttttaataagttgCTAAAATAATAACACTCTGAATAGCGATTGGAAAAATGTGTATCTTGCTAAGTTTTGTCATGAAGAAAAATAAGATCTTTGGCTATAATACAcctatattacaaattagatgAATTAGAGGGACGAGTGGTAtacaatggatggatgaatatattaattaaatatgatgacaataaatacaacaaaaaaaattgtagaagTGTCAATTTTCCAAAATAAAGTAGTTGTAGACAATTCAAATTGTGAACAAAACTTTATTTAAAGTTGAGTGAAGCTATTAAAAAGCATGGTTCAAACATCTTTGAATGTCATCATACTAGTAATTGAAAGACAGACAAAAGTAAATACAATGTATCTTAAGCCTTATTAGCttgaaaaaatgtattcaaacaaatttgacagtttttttaagAGATAACATTGGACAAAGTGTATTATAAATGATAAACGTAACTAAAcaaaacttaaataaaataagtttGGTTAAAGAGGAAACACCTAAGGCTTGATTTacaaagatccaaataccacgcagtaaacagtgtgtgcaaactataaaatagtgGATATGGCATAAAGATCATAAATCATTATGACTACCTCCATTTCAAAGAACTACAAAAATGGTGGGTGTCAATAGAACTACAAATATGGCGGCGCCTGGAAATGACATAGGCATACATCCGGTTCTGACGTCATTCCCCCCACTgggcccacctcaaccgatggcTTAAAACTCCTTTAACCCAATAAAAACCATAATAGGATTTGCTTCAAAATACTAAAATCGTATTAAGGTTGTCGTCACAGCTTCTACGGCAGATATGGACAAGATCCTGAGGGTGTTGAAGTGAATTACatcatgtataattttttttatatgattggaagtagcatgtgtttgtatttggtcagaGAATCCTTTAAAGGATTCTTCTACAAAGGACAAAAGTGCACGTCCATCACAAGCACTCCAGTGAGTGGGGGCTCTTGCCCCCAGGATATTGGGGAATTTAAAGGGCAGCAGCAGTTTGATTTTAGGAGAgataataaagttaaaagttagcaACATCTGGCAGAAAGCTCTACAGATAGgggtagaggataggggtcggaggtcacccgactcaaactgatcaCAGGAATAATGTCAAGGAAAGATAGACAATCCAGACGCCCAGAACAATGGCTGGAACCACAAAGAGTGGGGGTCTTCAGGAAGGGATATATAGTCACTGTGGTCCGATAGGAAATCCGAACAGTAATTTGGCACATACCCGTTCTCCTGGAGCGGCAGCTctagtctgaggctcgctgaaacaaataaagctttttgttcgacaattcctcgttggcgtctccttggctcatcacccaccacacgaccatcaaatatacaacagTGTCTTATAAGTTTttctttcactttttttttatcatttctgTACCTGAACCACATCAAGCAGCAAGCCAGCTGCGACCGTCCCCAGCCCAGCCAGAAGGAATGGCACCAGTATCTGCAGCACCATGAAGTAGACTGACTCTGGGGGTACCTCTGCACCATGCGACATCTTGGCCTCCTCAGATCCACTGAGTCTTGACCCACTGAAGTGCTCATTAGGGAGTAACGGGTCCGTCTCAGTGTAGTCCTCCGGTTCATAATTGACACTTGTGTTGACCGGTAAAATATTCCGTTTAGGGATAAGATGGTTTGGTAAGTGCTGCTTTTGGATGGGTCTTTTCTGCTCTGGACCACTTGTTTGCCCATCCTTGGATTCTGGAAATACCATTGCTTGGGTTTTTGACAGGATAGAATCCTGCTCTGCTTTTCCTGAACAaacataaacatggaacaaattaATAGAAGGAACTCAATCCATAGATGATTGCATGTTGAAGTATTTCCATGCAGGTAACTTTATGTTTATGGTTATGGTATTGTTTTATTTCAAACAGGCGTACAGTTACATTATGACACATCACATAGTTCCAGTTTCTCATCacagcatgtccaaaaaggagtaggaagaatcatAGCCTATTTAAACCTTCCCAATTCTGTTTCATAGCAATTTCTAATGTATTTGTTTGCACTCCATCTGTAACACAGAGAGTGAATACtgtacattaataaataaatacatgagtaAATAGATAGATAAAAAACGAATACGGTTCTCACAAATAAGTAACTAGGTATGCTACGATTgacataatgagatgaataaaaTAATCTCCCTATTTCATAAAGATGTTTATCATGATTCTTCTTCCATGTACTTTGTACACAATTTACGCTTGAACAATTTCTTAAACTACATCagattagtactttgtttgactgatttgcttaatccattccataacttaattccacatactgatatgctaaagcagATGTCTTCAACAGGTGGTCTCGGGTGGTCCGCAGAGATACTGCAAGGGGGTTCGTTAATTGATTTGtaatagcttctgtgtgttctctcctaaacAAAACACAGTTGCGTTGTCTGCAAGCAGTGCCAATTTTAGGGGCCTGATTTACCAAAGGTTTGCTGGGACTAAAACATGcgtaaacctgatagcacacacaaagctgatctactcaaCAGGCGCAAAGTGGATTgcttctgttaagtgagcagaacaaTGCGTGCCATCCATCTTCGTTAGTATGCAAACTATATGTTGATAATCAAAatgctgggaggagaaaatgcaaatacaatTACACAACATTTGCAATCATCGTATTGCGAGCACTATTTGGCATTTGATTTTATCGtctcagaaggacgtgcaaactgacagttccacacacggctacAGGATCAGTGGTTGCGCTGCACAGAcagaatcctccgtcctacgtgtgtgtcaacattttgatggacggtcaaaaataaaaatactagacatattgtctattcagcaatttaattttatgctgctggatgacttatggggctgaataaaataatttaaattgatgcgttttggtgtccgctgccgttttgtttttttaatgtcgtaaaaaaattttATTAAGGAAATATAATATACCTCTTAGTTGACAATACAtttttcattatgcattttcttgcgaaCACGCTGTTGATGTGATCCACAGCCTCGCGCACTGAATGTGAAAGTGAAAGAAAAGTGTCAGGAAGTGTGCATTTGTTTCTGTTGTGTAGATTGAGACTCAGAAAAAGTGTTACAGATCATAAATGTGTCCTGCTGGTTCGACACATCGCACAAAGGTAGGAGCATGATGACATGAATATGCAGAAAATGATCAACTGTCTCTGTGGTGATGCTCTGTGTGCAGGCAGAATCCTCATTTAAAAAAGGCAGTCTGTGCCACTTTTCAATGCATGCTAATGCATGCTAACTACTATATAGTTATTATAGTAAATCATtaggtattactgtaaatggttagGTAAAAAATAACACATATAAAGAGAAACACAATAGAGCCCTGACATGAGGGTGATAGATATTTgtgagcaggggcgccgaaaagggggggtaaaggagacggattctggaggcccatgatggaggggggcccagagaggcccctaatgatgatgaaattataatacagaaaattaatgatactgtgttgggggccctgtaaagattcttttcatggggcccaaaatccctagcggcgcccctgtttgTGAGCGGCAATAATCATTGAGATAAGCCAGCAGAGGGAAAGTTACCATGTAAACCGTAGTCAGATACATGGACAACCCAACCCCCCTTTGGAATAGTTTATC
Encoded proteins:
- the slc41a2a gene encoding solute carrier family 41 member 2 gives rise to the protein MVFPESKDGQTSGPEQKRPIQKQHLPNHLIPKRNILPVNTSVNYEPEDYTETDPLLPNEHFSGSRLSGSEEAKMSHGAEVPPESVYFMVLQILVPFLLAGLGTVAAGLLLDVVQNWDVFQEVTEIFILLPAVLGMKGNLEMTLASRLSTAVNAGRMELAKEKWMLIIGNLALKQLQATVLGLLASLMAIVLGWIAEGQMPFNHVILVCSTSLSTTFVASVLQGFIMVVVIIGSKRMGVNPDNVATPMAASFGDLITLAFLACFSRWFFSIIELYSYVLYLIDLFLLCLIPLWIVVSSKHPASRILLRTGWEPIITAMFISSIGGLILDKTMSDPNMAGIILYAPVINGIGGNLVSIQSSRISTNLHLNFSPREVPEDRRGCYNLCSTFFGSGPNRKSAKVLLLMVLPGQLVFLYAIHLIKGAHTMPSPLFTVAFLSASLIQVLSLLCIADCMVHSLWRRGKDPDSYSIPYLTALGDLLGTALLSLAFLLLWCTGYSV